A segment of the Corythoichthys intestinalis isolate RoL2023-P3 chromosome 16, ASM3026506v1, whole genome shotgun sequence genome:
acaggcttagcaacttcaataaaacgttttgttagttagttagttagttagttagttagatggacttacaatcggCCAGCTTGTAATGGTCTCCTGTAGTCTTCCAACATTATAACTGGGTGACGGcattttaggtgttcattcatggccgacgtgcagccaagcttggcattgaagaaacAGGACACAacggtttcgttgaaataagtcaacgtTTTGGCCACTTTGgtgcattttttttgggggggggggctttgtgccgctttccccgcttgcataccaaacgtccgacattaaaaaaagagcccccaccccccactaaaaattttctcctcggatttACACAATTTATGTAGGTCacccttcaaaacggcgaattttgctgaaaggtgagagattttcatacctgattttttaaaatgaaaaactcATTATTATTTTCCCCCGATtcagatcctctgaaaaatgagacgatcggcccgatttccgatcaagtGATCAGATTGAGACATCCCAAGTATAAACTTTGAAAAGTCTAGTGTGGAAAAAGTGCAAAACTACATCTAGTAATTTAAGTATGTAGGAAAGTGCCATACAGACATGCTGGTATCTACTTTGACATATATgcaaatctgacagaacactggaCACAGACTAAATTTTGACAAGTTGTGTCTAGGTTCTTCTATTAAAATCTCCCCAGGGAATTTGTGGCCAAGAAAGAGGTTAGTCGGACCAAAGTTTTCATCATCAAACATCTCACATAGGCTTTATTTCAGTTTTGTCGCCAGTACAATTTATAAGATACACTCCACAACTCCTCCgttctttagcccttaaaatgtttaaatatagaTTTCGTCCGCTTTCTTGTAAAACGCGTCTTTACGCTGGCCATCATGGTTGTTTTCTTGCATACCAACTACGCATGCGcaaaaaatatgtaaacaaaTATCTTCCGAGAGCAATTCCTAACCACGAGTTTGTTTACAGTGAAAATAATTTGATAAGTCATTGTAAATTTCAGATAACAAACGAAATGTCACGGTATTTTTAATGGAACAATTATAACCCTTATCCTTATCCTACCCTTAACAGGTGGAGTGTGTGAAACAATTAGCAATTAGCTTGCGCTCTCCATAACTCATTCGTAacctaacatttattttttagtaaCTTTACCTCAGGGATGGTTAATAATCTCATTGTTCGAGATCGCTGACAGCCCAGAAGAAAGTGAAATTCCTCCCCAAAATCATTCTTCAGCTTCAATGGAGAAATTCAATCACAAAAACAAAAGCTGTAAGTTAACGTTGGTCGTTCACGTGACACGTGTTCGACACGAACGAACGCTGCATTTACGTGCACTGCgaattttaaatatttgacTGTTGAAAACCTGTGTCAATAATAGAAACTTGGTAAAACAtttctatgtaaaaaaaaaagtttactcagagAAACAGTTCATTATATTCATCAACTGTAAAATAAAACTATTGGATACAGCTGAGTGCAGTAGTGGAAAAAATGGGGTAATTTAAATACAATACCCTAAAAGATATTGTAttacatttaattttaaaaagcatGCGTATGTTTTGgccaaacattttttcccccattcattcattcattcatctttgtGCCGCTTATCAATTATTTCATTTATCAAAGGCACTTGTGCAATACcatgaaaaaaaagcaatctgttTTAATGTGTGATCACATTATGTAGCAAAATGCGGTTTTAGTACATTATTAATCCTCAACGGTCAAGCCAGTTTCCGCTCTTTTGCTTTGTTAGTCCCCTTTCAATCCGTCAACGCAAAACTTTGTTAGTCCCCTTTCGATCCGTCAACGCAAAACTTGGTTTTCTTGGCCAACATGATGGCGTCCAGGTGCAGGTTGCGATGGAGGATGGTCGAGCCGCAGCTAAGCGCGCCAGCAAGTGCGCCGGCGAAGCCACACAGGAACACATCTTGACCTATGACACAAACTCAAATGTGAATGCAGGAACTCAGCGCTGTTTAGTTAAATATGTTTTGTATTGAATTAGGTCAGGGAGCAGAAACCTGCTGTTCTTTGAACCCTCTGTTGTAGCTcagttttaatatttaaaaaaaataatatttgattaATATTTATTCTGGTGGCTGCTAGATTTAAAAAGTTAAACTTCCCTTCAATAGGCAGAACGAGTCAGGCCCactttattgtttttgttaacgGAACACTCAAGCAGGGGATAAATTCAACAACTACTCACAAGTCTTTGTGCCATTCACGTGCGCCTCAGTCGAGCAGTCGCATTGATTTTAAATGTCAATATGTGTGCGCGCCTCCCAATGTAATCTTTTCTGTGGAAACTGGGCTGAAATGGCTCTCTAAGTGCATATTTGAGTGCTAAAATAAATGTCTGCAAAAGCTGTGTCAAGAACGTAACTTGCATTGAATAGGGATGATTTTACTCTTGGTGACATTTTTGGTTTGGTGAGGTACCATAAATGTTTTCAGTTCAGATTTTGTAACACGGGATTGGACAATATCCGCTACCTGTCAAGTAGAGGTTTTTGAGGGGCGTCTGCGGCCTCAGGTTGGCCCAGAGCTGCGGGTTAAAGCGATCAACGCTGTGGTCGGCCCCGTACATCTCGCCTTTGGGGGCGGCGATGTAGTGCGTGTTGGTGATGGGCGTTCCGGCGTCGATAAATTCCACCTGCGCCACAGTGGCATAAATTTAAGCATGCTGGTTAACTGTACCAATTTCAGATTACTTTTGGCTAGAAGGTACACCCTGAACCGGTTGCCAGAAAATGTCAGGACATATGCAGAGAAATAATAACTCACACAACTCAAAAGCTACTCAAAAAATGTCTACAATGAATCTAACATGCATGTTTTAGAAATGTTGAAGAAAACCTCAAAGCTCAATAACAGCTTTGGTGTTGTCTGAGTGGTTATGTCACCGTCTTTGGAGAGCTAACATAAAGGTGAACAACCCTGGGCACTGCTGCTAATGTTAACATTACCTTATCCCTGGTGATTTTGGGGAAGTTGTCCAGCACTGTCTGCAGGGTGGTCTCCATGAACGCCTGCTTTAGCTCCTTGTAGTCAGACGCCCGGTTGGTCGGCTTATCATCCTTCCACTCCTCGAACCACTCGTATTTGGCGAAGCTGACCAGAGTCAACGTGGACTTACCTACCATGTCCGAGCAAAAACAACAATTAATGATACAAGTTAAACGAGCTACATGCTGCTTCACACACTCTCGTACCTGGCATCCTTTCTTCCCAGGTTGGATCCTTAGCAGATGGAGAGGCGACAAAAAGGAGGGGGATATTTTTGGCTGACTCCTCTCTGTCGCTGTCCCTGTACTTTATACACCTGAGGGAAAAAGCATCAAACAAACAAGTCCTCTGTCATTTTTAATGATGAAGTTAATTTGCCAAAGTCGTctgaaaatctacaggaagtgctcATGTTTCATTCGCCACacccaaaatggattggacgtttagcacAGTCATTGACAGCTATTTTTACATGGACGCTATTCTCGTGGAAAGTTTTggaagcaacctgttggttactTTATTGAGCCGTGACAtcctttaaaaacaaaatttcgaTTTTGATGGCAGAAATATCAATTACCTAttgggcatagacttcataatgggatTGACGGATCAGATTGGTGTGCCACTgtgcctcgcattcaagtagggggccacccacatcaagaggagctattcacaaacgcaCGTAcgatctaacgccagatttctgttgaaaaagtacgaaagctgtaccgcatacaaacaggaaggattgtctcaggagtgatttattcaaggattcaaggtaattattaaattttttgtaccatgcatgcattttgaaacgttgtgaaaaagaatcaatgggagaaattagccgctactgcattggcgtcatagttctcaatatttacgttaaataaatgctaattgcactttttttttgcttttaagaatcgagactgttttacgtccatatctctaaagaattcggggatttaagcatttattcacaagaattttcaccagaaaagctccgtttacataaagaggccgctagctacattcactaacagactaccattgtacttcgacatatttacgtaaaataaatgcgaactgcacgtttttttgcttttaaccaagagttaagactgttttacgtccatatctataaataattcagggatttaagcatttattcacaagaattttttaaCGAAAAAAGCTGTCTGGGATtctactcggtcagctttggcgGCCTCACCAACATTGCAGGCCCTCTATTTATGGGCCCCACGCCCCATCAAtagattatgaagtctatgcaattgggatacaaagtatcgcgatatctCACCATGTTAATACATTGCCACACCCCTACTAGTAACCATTACTTTCTTCAGAGTTCTTTCTATGCAACTGTCATGATAGCATCAAGCTTATGTTTGACCACAGTTTGGCCAGCCAGGTGACTTTTCAGTTATAATGCCATCCAAGCACAATGCagcataaaagaaaaaaatgacaccacAGAGAGGTAGAATATCCACTGCAGTTTCCTGCAGATGCTAAATGACTGGTGCTCCTCAGAAAAAAACAGGTCTACTCGACAGCCAGTTCCGAGGTTTCACACTCAACTTACAGTTCATTGAAATTATTTTCGGAAAAGATCCAGTAGTTGTCAGCTTTGAGGCCCAATTCCTCCTTGGTTCCGTTGAGTCCCACAAAGATACTGAGACCACCCTCGCCATGCTTCATCATGCTCAACTGTCTCTGGATGgctaacaataaaaaaataaaattgacacACGGTGGACAGTAGAGGGCGTAATTGTACAAAATAGAGGTTTCCTGAGATGAGTGAATGAATAAATTCTTTCTAACCTGGCATGGCTTGAAGCTCTTTGGGCAGCAGTTGCTGGTAAGTGTTGAAGATACCCGCATTAGAGATGACCATGGGAGCATGAATATGTACCTCCTCCTGGCCCTTCATGACACTCACACCTGGTGGAACCATTTCAAACACCaatgaaacaaaacaaatacgatTACAGTCCAGCTTTATCGCAGAAAGTCTACGCACCGCATGCTTCCCTCGCATCGTTGAACAAAATGCGATTTACAGGCGCTCGCACCAGGACGGCACCCCCTGCCTTTTCAATGATTGGGATCATGTGGTAGGCGATCTCGCTGGCGCCTCCCTTCGGGTACCATCCCCCGTACAGGTAGTGAGTGACCAGTATGCTGTGCATGGCGAAGCTGCCATCTTTTGGTATGTTACCTGAATGGGGATATAGAAAGCGCATCTGTATGATCCTGCCAACTCCAGATGACTGGCTGCGGTGGCCTGTTATAATGGTGAACCATGTTTTTAGCCAACACCACTGCCTACTGGAGTTGGGATTCGAGCATCAATGggacccggttctaacactccgatgctcccggaaccgttcgaattttaaaatttcgattccatgatTCGATGCTCTGATcgccgagcggaaaaaaattgctgccgaaaaccacgaagaagaagccacaagaagcgtgtgtttgtgcattgcaacttgattacaaccatggacacggtgcggcagagctcaaaagtttggctgaattttacaaaaaatatgaccagtcagctcagtgcaacattcgCAACACAACTACATCATgtaaaggtggctgcacgaccaatatgATTAAGCACCTCCTGCTTCATGGATTACAAGTGCcgagtgcatagctgagtgcCGTGTATTTGACACACTGCgccgtcagaaccaggtaagtaaaacaataaattacggCTGTCTTCTGCTGTctacgcgacccgaccccggattaagcagtacaagatggatggaatagtacaAGAATAAATCGTATTATTAAATCTGGCTACGGtatatatcatatgtatatagaactagatgcgaaatgacagactcggcggcgttagcacatgtataaaaaactagatgtgaaatgacagactcgccggccttagtaaacagccgacatcttaaagcaatagacCTCTCAGTCTATATagcgtatatacagtggggcaaataagtatttagtcaaccactaattgtgcaagttctcccacttgaaaatattagcgaggcctgtaattgtcaacatgggtaaacctcaaccatgagagacagaatgcggtaaaaaaaaacagaaaatcacattgtttgatttttaaaggatttattcgtaaatcatggtggaaaataagtatttggtcaataccaaaagttcatctcaatactttgttatgtaccctttgttggcactaacggaggccaaacgttttctgtaactcttcacaagcttttcacacactgttgctggtattttggcccattcctccatgcagatctcctcgagagcagtgatgttttggggctgtcgttgggcaacacggactttcaactccctcctcatcccgtggcgtcaaaatggtaacaagaatggtgagcaaaaatcccagaaccacacggggggacctagtgaatgacctacagagagctgggaccacagtaacaaaggctactatcagtaacacaatgtgccgccagcgactcaaatcctgcactcccagacgtgtccccctgctgaagaaagtacacatccaggcccgtctgcggttagctagagagcatttggatgatccagaagacaattgggagaatgtgttatggtcagatgaaaccaaaataaaacttttgggtagaaacccaggttctcgtgttttgaggaaaaagaatactgaattgcaccatacccactgtgaagcatgggggtggaaacatcatgctttttgtttttctgcatagggaccaggacgactgatctgtgtaaaggaaagaatgaatgaaaggggccatgtatcgagagattttgagtgaaaatctccttccatcaacaagggcattgaagatgagacgtggctgggtctttcagcatgataatgatcccaaacacacagtcagtgcaacaaaggagtggattcgtaagaagcattttaaggtcctggaggggcctagccagtctccagacctcaaccccataggaaatctgtggagggagttgaaagtccgtgttgcccaacgacagccccaaaacatcactgctctagaggagatctgcatggaggaatgggccaaaatacaagcaacagtgtgtgaaaagcttgtgaagagttacagaaaacgtttggcctccattattgccaacaaagggtacataacaaagtattgagatgaacttttggtattgaccaaatacttattttccaccatgatttgcaaatacagtgccttgcgaaagtattcggcccccttgaaccttgcaacctttcgccacatttcaggcttcaaacataaagatatgaaattttaattttttgtcaagaatcaacaacaagtgggacacaatcgtgaagtggaacaaaatttattggataatttaaactttttaacaaataaataactgaaaagtggggcgtgcaatattattcggcccccccttgcgttaatactttgtagcgccaccttttgctccaattacagctgcaagtcgcttggggtatgtttctatcagttttgcacatcgagagactgacattcttgcccattcttccttgcaaaacagctcgagctcagtgaggttggatggagatgtttgtgaacagcagtcttcagctctttccacagattctcgattggattcaggtctggactttgacttggccattctaacacctggatacgtttattttttaaccatttcatTGTaggtttggctttatgttttggatcattgtcctgttggaagataattctccgtcccagtctcaggtcttgtgcagataccaacaggttttcttccagaatgttcctgtatttggctacatccatcttcccgtcaattttaaccctcTTCCCTgtacctgctgaagaaaagcaggcccaaaccatgatgctgccaccaccatgtttgacagtggggatggtgtgttcagggtgatgagctgtgttgcttttacgccaaacatatcgttttgcattgtggccaaaaagttcaattttggtttcatctgactagagcaccttcttccacatgtttggtgtgtctcccaggtggcttgtggcaaaatttaaacgagactttttatggatatctttgagaaatggctttcttcttgccactcttccataaaggccagatttgtgcagtgtacgactgattgttgtcctatggacagactctcccacctcagctgtagatctctgcagttcatccagagtgatcatgggcctcttggctgcatctctgatcaggtttctccttgtttgagaagaaagtttggaaggacggccgggtcttggtagatttgcagtggtctgatgctccttcaatttcaatatgatggcttgcacagtgctccttgagatgtttaaagcttgggaaatctttttgtatccaaatccggcttccacaacagtatctcggacctgcctggtgtgttccttggttttcataatgctctctgcactttaaacagaaccctgagactatcacagagcaggtgcatttatacggagacttgattacacacaggtggattctatttatcatcatcggtcatttaggacaacattggatcattcagagatcctcactgaacttctggagtgagtttgctgcactgaaagtaaaggggccgaattatattgcacgccccacttttcagttttttatttgttaaaaaagtttaaattatccaataaatgttgttccacttcacgattgtgtcccacttgttgttgattcttgacaaaaaaattaaatttaatatctttatgtttgaagcctgaaatgtggcgaaaggt
Coding sequences within it:
- the LOC130931915 gene encoding all-trans-retinol 13,14-reductase-like, whose product is MWLALAIVGVSLLIYCIKNALGSCGPNPFMVDTREPLKPMVHNRKEKNKVLKQGFLPSKIPENLDAIVIGSGVGGLGLAVILAKVGKKVLVLEQHDRAGGCCHTFTEKGFEFDVGIHYIGDLMDHKPFRCLVDQLTNGQLQWEPLENPFDHVVIGPPENRRHYPIYSGRKRFLEELKKCFPGEEAAIDEYMRLALKTARGVWVLAILKQLPAFLAELLIRSGLIRYVSAFFKMAPRSVTEVVNGLTENKDLRAVFAYIFGTYGNIPKDGSFAMHSILVTHYLYGGWYPKGGASEIAYHMIPIIEKAGGAVLVRAPVNRILFNDAREACGVSVMKGQEEVHIHAPMVISNAGIFNTYQQLLPKELQAMPAIQRQLSMMKHGEGGLSIFVGLNGTKEELGLKADNYWIFSENNFNELCIKYRDSDREESAKNIPLLFVASPSAKDPTWEERMPGKSTLTLVSFAKYEWFEEWKDDKPTNRASDYKELKQAFMETTLQTVLDNFPKITRDKVEFIDAGTPITNTHYIAAPKGEMYGADHSVDRFNPQLWANLRPQTPLKNLYLTGQDVFLCGFAGALAGALSCGSTILHRNLHLDAIMLAKKTKFCVDGSKGD